The Chitinophaga flava genome has a segment encoding these proteins:
- a CDS encoding UDP-glucuronic acid decarboxylase family protein: MEKKRILIAGAAGFLGSHLCDRFIKEGFHVIAMDNLLTGNIKNIEHLFPLQDFEYYHHDVTKFIHVPGKLDYILNFASPASPIDYLKMPIQTLKVGSLGTHNLLGLAKEKKARILVASTSEVYGDPAVHPQTEEYWGNVNPVGPRGVYDEAKRFLESITMAYHNFHGVETRIVRIFNTYGPRMRLNDGRALPAFMSQALSGQDLTVFGDGKQTRSFCYVDDLIEGIYRLLLSDYHMPVNIGNPEEITLNQFAEEIIALTESKQKIVYHPLPKDDPKQRQPDITKARALLGWEPKVSRKEGLKITYDYFKQALK; this comes from the coding sequence ATGGAAAAAAAGAGAATCCTGATAGCCGGTGCTGCCGGTTTCCTGGGCTCGCATCTGTGCGATCGCTTTATCAAAGAAGGTTTTCATGTGATAGCCATGGACAACCTGCTTACCGGGAATATCAAAAATATTGAACACCTGTTTCCCTTACAGGATTTTGAATACTATCATCATGATGTGACCAAGTTTATCCATGTTCCGGGTAAACTGGATTACATTCTCAACTTTGCTTCTCCTGCCAGCCCGATAGATTATCTCAAAATGCCGATTCAGACCCTGAAAGTGGGTTCTCTCGGCACGCACAACCTGCTGGGCCTGGCCAAGGAAAAGAAAGCCCGTATACTGGTAGCATCTACCTCCGAAGTATATGGCGACCCTGCTGTACACCCACAAACAGAAGAATACTGGGGTAATGTAAACCCTGTAGGACCACGTGGTGTATACGATGAGGCCAAGCGCTTCCTGGAATCCATTACCATGGCTTATCATAACTTCCATGGCGTAGAAACCAGGATCGTCCGTATCTTTAACACTTACGGCCCGCGGATGCGCCTCAATGATGGCCGTGCATTACCGGCCTTTATGAGCCAGGCACTGAGCGGACAAGACCTGACAGTTTTCGGAGATGGCAAACAAACCCGCTCCTTCTGTTATGTAGATGATCTGATCGAAGGTATCTACCGTTTGTTGCTGAGTGATTATCATATGCCAGTGAACATCGGTAATCCGGAAGAGATCACACTCAATCAGTTTGCGGAAGAAATCATTGCGCTGACTGAGTCCAAACAAAAAATCGTATACCATCCGCTGCCTAAGGATGATCCTAAACAACGGCAGCCCGATATCACCAAAGCCAGGGCCCTGCTGGGATGGGAGCCGAAAGTGAGCAGGAAGGAAGGTTTAAAAATCACCTACGACTATTTTAAACAAGCACTGAAATAA
- the rfbB gene encoding dTDP-glucose 4,6-dehydratase, producing MKRKLLITGGAGFIGSHVVRLFVNKYPDYQIVNLDALTYAGNLENLSDVKDQPNYIFEKGDITDEAFIDQLFGKYQFDGVIHLAAESHVDRSIMDPLAFIKTNVLGTAVLLNIARKYWKDSYDNKLFYHVSTDEVYGSLGAEGFFHETTPYDPRSPYSASKASSDHFVMAYHHTYHLPAIISNCSNNYGSHHFPEKLIPLAIHNIKNNKPVPVYGKGENVRDWLYVNDHARAIDTIFHRGRIGETYNIGGFNEWKNIDLIQLLCRIMDKKLGRPEGTSAQLITFVKDRAGHDLRYAIDATKLNKELGWEPSLQFEEGLEKTVDWYLANEEWLQHVTSGNYQKYYQEQYQKR from the coding sequence ATGAAGCGGAAACTACTTATTACAGGCGGAGCAGGATTTATTGGTTCACATGTGGTGCGGTTGTTTGTTAACAAATACCCTGACTACCAGATTGTAAACCTGGATGCCCTTACCTACGCCGGTAACCTGGAAAACCTGTCAGATGTAAAAGACCAACCCAACTATATCTTCGAAAAAGGAGACATTACTGACGAGGCCTTCATCGATCAGCTTTTCGGGAAGTACCAGTTTGATGGAGTGATCCACCTGGCAGCAGAAAGCCACGTGGACCGCTCCATCATGGACCCGCTGGCTTTTATCAAAACCAATGTGCTGGGAACGGCTGTACTGTTGAATATCGCCCGTAAATACTGGAAAGACAGTTATGATAACAAGCTGTTTTACCATGTATCTACTGATGAAGTATATGGTTCCCTGGGAGCGGAAGGATTCTTCCATGAAACCACCCCGTACGACCCACGGTCTCCGTATTCTGCATCCAAAGCCAGCTCAGACCATTTTGTGATGGCGTATCATCATACCTATCATCTTCCAGCCATTATTTCCAATTGCTCCAACAACTATGGTTCTCACCATTTCCCGGAGAAATTGATACCGCTGGCCATCCACAATATCAAAAACAACAAGCCTGTTCCGGTATACGGTAAAGGCGAAAACGTACGTGACTGGCTATACGTAAACGATCATGCCCGTGCCATTGATACCATTTTCCATCGTGGCAGGATCGGTGAAACATACAATATCGGCGGCTTCAACGAGTGGAAAAATATTGACCTGATTCAGCTGCTGTGCCGTATCATGGACAAAAAGCTGGGACGTCCCGAGGGGACCTCTGCACAGCTGATCACCTTCGTAAAAGACCGCGCCGGACACGATCTGCGCTACGCCATCGATGCCACCAAGCTAAACAAGGAACTGGGATGGGAGCCTTCCCTCCAGTTTGAAGAAGGACTGGAAAAAACAGTTGACTGGTACCTGGCCAATGAAGAATGGCTGCAACATGTCACCAGCGGAAATTACCAGAAATATTACCAGGAGCAATACCAAAAAAGATAA
- a CDS encoding GtrA family protein, with the protein MLRRIILQIIDFFYQPFARVMPKQTFRYLACGGSNTVLDIFLYFICYNFVLQKEMVHLPLIDISAHIAALFMSMAVTFPTGFLLSKYVVFSESNLRGRVQLFRYFVLVGICILLNYFLMKLFVDRIHLYPTVGKICTTALVVIFSYLTQKKFTFKVKQTA; encoded by the coding sequence ATGCTACGCAGGATTATACTACAGATAATTGATTTCTTCTACCAGCCTTTTGCACGGGTAATGCCGAAGCAAACCTTCCGCTATCTTGCCTGTGGAGGCAGCAACACGGTACTGGATATATTTTTATATTTTATATGCTACAATTTTGTGTTGCAGAAAGAAATGGTACATCTGCCACTGATTGACATCAGCGCACATATCGCCGCCCTCTTTATGTCAATGGCAGTTACCTTCCCTACCGGCTTTCTGCTCAGTAAATATGTAGTCTTTTCTGAATCTAACCTGAGAGGACGGGTGCAGCTGTTCCGCTACTTTGTGCTAGTAGGTATCTGCATCCTGCTCAACTACTTCCTGATGAAGTTGTTTGTAGACAGGATCCACCTGTATCCTACCGTGGGTAAGATCTGTACAACCGCGCTGGTGGTCATCTTCAGTTATCTCACCCAGAAAAAATTCACCTTTAAGGTTAAACAAACCGCCTGA
- a CDS encoding 3-deoxy-D-manno-octulosonic acid transferase, translated as MLAKAIYNIGIRLYKAGVCLAAMGGKKKASLWLKGRQDWQTRMRQAGLGQHPVIWIHAASLGEFEQGRPVLEALRLRYPGYKILLTFFSPSGYEVRKDYPGADYVFYLPLDTRRNARDFADIVKPSLAIFIKYEFWYHLLTELYIRKIPVLLVSGIFRQDQLFFKGYGGMFKQLLQQLTHIFVQNKNSLELLNGIGIHHASISGDTRFDRVAALLTEQQTLPLVTPFASHDKLLVAGSTWPEDEQLLASWWQQSSHPGLKLIIAPHEIHEGHIRQVKTLFPQAVTYSALKAGTADTDATVLIIDNIGMLTTLYRYANITYVGGGFGKDGIHNLLEPAAYSKPVIIGPEYSKYFEAVELVALHGALVVPELTNLQDYMNLLLNDPEFYEKTASIAGNYVKDNKGATEKILQYIQEKRFLSKE; from the coding sequence ATGTTAGCAAAGGCTATTTATAATATAGGGATTCGATTGTACAAGGCAGGTGTCTGCCTGGCAGCCATGGGCGGCAAAAAAAAGGCATCTTTATGGCTGAAAGGCCGCCAGGACTGGCAAACGAGGATGAGACAGGCCGGCCTGGGCCAGCATCCGGTCATCTGGATACATGCTGCCTCCCTGGGTGAGTTTGAACAAGGAAGGCCTGTACTGGAAGCCCTACGCCTCCGTTACCCCGGCTATAAAATTTTGTTAACATTTTTTTCGCCCTCCGGATATGAGGTCAGGAAAGACTATCCCGGCGCCGATTATGTGTTTTACCTGCCCCTCGATACCCGCCGCAATGCGCGCGACTTCGCAGATATCGTAAAACCTTCGCTGGCCATTTTTATCAAGTATGAATTCTGGTACCATCTCCTTACGGAGCTGTATATACGAAAAATACCCGTTCTGCTCGTGTCCGGTATCTTCCGCCAGGACCAGCTTTTCTTCAAAGGCTATGGCGGTATGTTCAAACAGCTGCTGCAACAGCTGACCCACATCTTCGTACAAAATAAAAATTCGCTGGAACTGCTGAATGGAATTGGTATCCACCATGCCAGCATCAGCGGGGATACCCGGTTCGACAGGGTAGCAGCATTGCTGACTGAACAACAGACCTTACCGCTGGTAACACCGTTTGCCAGCCACGATAAGCTGTTGGTTGCCGGTAGCACCTGGCCCGAAGATGAACAGCTGCTGGCCTCCTGGTGGCAACAATCATCCCATCCCGGCCTGAAACTGATCATCGCTCCCCACGAAATCCACGAAGGACATATACGCCAGGTGAAAACACTTTTCCCGCAGGCGGTCACTTATTCAGCATTAAAAGCCGGAACAGCCGATACTGATGCTACTGTCCTGATCATAGATAATATCGGAATGCTGACCACCTTGTACCGGTACGCTAATATTACCTATGTAGGCGGCGGATTCGGGAAAGACGGTATCCATAACCTGCTGGAGCCTGCGGCATACAGCAAACCCGTTATTATAGGGCCTGAATACAGCAAATACTTTGAGGCGGTAGAGCTGGTGGCGCTGCATGGGGCGCTGGTAGTGCCGGAGCTGACTAACCTGCAGGACTATATGAATTTATTGCTGAATGATCCGGAATTTTATGAGAAAACCGCTTCCATAGCCGGAAACTATGTAAAGGACAATAAAGGGGCTACCGAAAAGATATTACAATATATTCAGGAGAAACGTTTCCTGAGCAAGGAATAG
- a CDS encoding thymidine kinase yields the protein MFIEPSLAGGRRGWIEVICGSMFSGKTEELIRRLKRARIANLKVEIFKPVVDTRYDEGSIVSHDENKIVSTPIENSQQILLLAQEVDVVGIDEAQFFDAELPNVCDQLALRGIRVIVAGLDMDYTGKPFGQIPFMLAKADYITKLHAICVRCGNIANYSFRKSAETETLLLGEKDLYEPLCRHCYYEEKIKK from the coding sequence ATGTTTATTGAACCTTCTCTTGCAGGAGGACGGAGGGGCTGGATTGAAGTGATTTGCGGCTCTATGTTTTCCGGGAAAACGGAAGAATTGATCCGCCGCCTGAAACGTGCCCGTATCGCCAATTTAAAGGTAGAGATCTTTAAACCGGTGGTAGATACACGTTATGACGAAGGTAGCATTGTATCGCATGACGAAAATAAAATTGTTTCCACCCCGATAGAAAATTCCCAGCAGATATTGTTGCTGGCGCAGGAAGTAGATGTGGTAGGAATTGATGAGGCCCAGTTTTTTGATGCCGAGTTGCCTAATGTTTGCGACCAGCTGGCGTTACGGGGTATCCGTGTAATCGTGGCCGGCCTCGATATGGACTATACCGGCAAACCTTTCGGGCAGATACCTTTTATGCTCGCCAAAGCGGATTATATTACCAAGTTGCACGCCATCTGTGTGCGTTGTGGTAATATCGCCAACTATTCCTTCCGTAAATCAGCAGAAACAGAAACGTTGTTGCTGGGGGAGAAAGATTTGTACGAACCCCTTTGCAGGCACTGTTATTACGAAGAGAAAATAAAAAAATAG
- a CDS encoding UDP-glucose dehydrogenase family protein — protein MKITVVGTGYVGLVTGTCFAETGNEVTCVDIDANKVKKLSSGQVTIYEPGLEKLFERNLKEERLFFTTSLEEGIRDAEVIFLALPTPPGADGAADLSFILKVADQLGKLLTDYKVIVDKSTVPVGTAEKVIAAIAQNCKTAFDVVSNPEFLREGVAVDDFMKPDRVVIGTNSERARKIMGELYAPFVRQGNPIIYMDEKSAELTKYAANSFLATKISFMNEIAVLCEKLGADVDMVRRGIGSDDRIGKRFLFPGIGYGGSCFPKDVQALVKSSQDVEYDFKILNAVMDVNERQKLFLVPKIKAYFNGDLKGKHFALWGLAFKPNTDDIREAPALYIIDALVAAGATVTVFDPEAMENVRQLIGDKVQYAEHQYTSLDHADALIIATEWSVFRTPDFHKISASLKNKVIFDGRNLFEVARMKEMGYHYESVGRITIA, from the coding sequence ATGAAGATTACAGTAGTAGGCACTGGTTATGTAGGACTCGTAACCGGTACCTGTTTCGCAGAGACAGGCAATGAAGTTACCTGCGTAGATATCGATGCCAATAAAGTAAAGAAACTGTCTTCCGGCCAGGTTACCATCTATGAGCCCGGACTAGAAAAGCTGTTTGAACGTAACCTCAAAGAAGAACGCCTGTTTTTCACCACCAGCCTGGAAGAAGGTATCCGTGACGCGGAAGTGATATTCCTCGCCCTGCCTACACCTCCTGGTGCGGATGGTGCTGCCGATCTCTCTTTTATATTGAAAGTAGCGGACCAACTGGGTAAACTGCTGACAGACTATAAGGTGATCGTAGACAAAAGCACTGTACCGGTAGGTACAGCAGAAAAGGTGATCGCTGCCATCGCTCAAAACTGTAAAACAGCGTTCGACGTGGTGTCTAACCCCGAGTTTTTACGGGAAGGCGTAGCGGTAGACGACTTTATGAAGCCCGACCGCGTAGTGATTGGAACTAATTCTGAAAGAGCCCGTAAGATCATGGGTGAACTGTATGCTCCTTTTGTAAGACAGGGCAACCCGATCATATACATGGATGAAAAATCCGCGGAGCTGACTAAATACGCTGCCAACTCTTTCCTGGCCACCAAAATTTCGTTCATGAACGAGATCGCCGTGCTCTGTGAAAAACTGGGTGCAGATGTAGACATGGTCCGTCGGGGTATCGGCAGCGATGACCGTATCGGCAAACGATTCCTGTTTCCCGGTATCGGCTATGGCGGCAGCTGTTTCCCTAAAGATGTACAGGCCCTGGTAAAATCTTCCCAGGATGTGGAATACGATTTTAAGATACTGAATGCCGTGATGGATGTGAACGAACGGCAGAAGCTGTTCCTGGTTCCCAAAATCAAAGCTTACTTTAATGGTGACCTCAAAGGCAAACATTTTGCATTGTGGGGCCTGGCTTTCAAACCCAATACAGACGATATCCGTGAAGCTCCGGCATTGTACATCATCGATGCACTGGTAGCTGCAGGTGCCACCGTCACTGTATTTGACCCTGAAGCCATGGAGAATGTAAGACAGCTCATTGGTGATAAAGTACAGTATGCTGAGCACCAGTATACTTCACTGGACCATGCCGATGCGCTGATCATCGCTACCGAATGGAGCGTTTTCAGAACACCGGATTTCCATAAAATATCTGCTTCTCTGAAAAATAAAGTCATCTTCGACGGACGCAATCTGTTTGAAGTAGCACGTATGAAAGAGATGGGATATCACTATGAGAGTGTAGGTCGCATCACTATTGCTTAA
- the accC gene encoding acetyl-CoA carboxylase biotin carboxylase subunit: protein MKKILVANRGEIALRIMRSAREMGIKTVAVYSEADRTMPFVQYADEAVCIGPAPSSQSYLLGQKIIEVAKATEADGIHPGYGFLSENAQFAQQVTDAGITFIGPSAASIEIMGSKLAAKQAAQRFGVPMVPGTETPLRSVEEAQEVVKKTGFPILIKASAGGGGKGMRVVNAPEELEEQIRLAKSEARSAFGDDAVFIEKYVGSPRHIEIQILGDHHGNCVYLFERECSIQRRHQKLIEEAPSSVLTPAIRAAMGQCAVDVAKACNYYGAGTVEFLVDEQLNFYFLEMNTRLQVEHPVTELITGLDLVKEQIKVARGEKLSFTQESLTINGHAIELRICAEDPANNFLPDTGRLETYIRPQGYGVRVDDGYEQGMDIPIFYDPMIAKLIAWGSNREEARHRLLRAIEEYQVKGIRTTLPFGHWALQQPAFIEGRFDTNFINKYYTPQSLLEERPEIEKLAAVLAAQVWQQQNVALQQPTGNNAQPSSAWKKRNMLR, encoded by the coding sequence ATGAAAAAGATCCTGGTAGCCAATCGTGGAGAAATAGCCTTACGTATTATGCGTTCTGCCCGTGAGATGGGAATCAAGACAGTTGCTGTGTATTCTGAAGCCGATCGTACGATGCCCTTTGTACAATATGCCGATGAAGCGGTATGTATTGGGCCTGCGCCCTCCAGCCAGTCTTATCTGCTGGGGCAGAAGATCATCGAGGTGGCCAAAGCCACTGAAGCCGACGGTATTCATCCCGGCTACGGATTTCTGAGTGAAAATGCACAATTTGCCCAACAGGTGACCGATGCCGGTATTACCTTCATCGGCCCTTCTGCTGCTTCCATAGAGATTATGGGTAGCAAACTGGCCGCCAAACAGGCCGCCCAGCGCTTTGGAGTACCGATGGTACCCGGTACGGAAACACCCCTGCGCAGTGTGGAAGAAGCACAGGAAGTAGTTAAAAAAACCGGCTTCCCTATCCTGATCAAAGCTTCCGCCGGCGGTGGAGGTAAAGGTATGCGGGTAGTAAATGCTCCCGAAGAACTGGAAGAACAGATACGGCTGGCCAAAAGTGAAGCCAGAAGCGCCTTTGGCGACGATGCCGTGTTTATAGAAAAATATGTGGGTTCTCCCCGGCATATCGAAATACAGATATTGGGTGACCACCATGGCAACTGCGTATATCTCTTTGAGAGAGAATGCTCCATACAACGACGCCACCAGAAACTGATAGAAGAAGCTCCTTCCTCCGTGCTTACCCCGGCCATCCGTGCCGCTATGGGACAATGTGCGGTAGATGTGGCCAAAGCCTGTAATTACTATGGTGCCGGCACCGTAGAATTCCTGGTGGATGAACAGCTGAATTTTTATTTCCTGGAAATGAATACCCGTCTGCAGGTAGAACACCCGGTAACAGAGCTGATTACCGGCCTGGACCTGGTAAAAGAGCAGATAAAGGTAGCCCGCGGGGAAAAACTATCCTTTACTCAGGAGAGTCTCACCATCAACGGACACGCCATCGAACTGCGTATATGCGCTGAAGATCCGGCCAACAACTTCCTGCCAGACACCGGTCGCCTGGAAACCTATATCCGTCCGCAGGGCTATGGTGTACGGGTAGACGATGGCTATGAACAGGGCATGGATATTCCTATTTTCTATGATCCTATGATCGCCAAACTGATTGCCTGGGGTAGCAACCGGGAAGAGGCGCGCCACCGCCTGCTGAGGGCCATCGAAGAGTACCAGGTGAAAGGTATCCGCACCACACTGCCTTTCGGCCACTGGGCACTGCAACAGCCTGCGTTTATTGAAGGCCGTTTTGACACCAATTTTATCAATAAATATTATACGCCGCAATCCTTGCTGGAAGAGCGTCCGGAGATAGAAAAACTCGCTGCAGTACTGGCTGCACAGGTATGGCAGCAACAAAACGTAGCTTTACAACAACCGACCGGTAATAATGCACAGCCCTCATCCGCCTGGAAAAAAAGGAATATGTTAAGGTAA
- a CDS encoding CcmD family protein has protein sequence MINKAFSCCLTLTLLLVSVLANAQQQDTESGAVNQFFRSNGKIYVIVGVLVIIFLGIILFLINLDRKINRLEQREKNNP, from the coding sequence ATGATCAACAAAGCGTTTTCATGCTGCCTGACACTCACCCTCTTACTGGTGTCTGTACTGGCAAATGCTCAACAACAGGATACAGAGTCAGGGGCCGTTAATCAGTTTTTCCGTAGCAATGGTAAAATATATGTGATCGTTGGCGTTTTGGTGATCATCTTCCTGGGAATCATATTATTCCTCATCAACCTGGACAGAAAAATCAACAGGCTGGAGCAACGGGAAAAAAATAATCCGTGA
- the ccsA gene encoding cytochrome c biogenesis protein CcsA: MARHWWKALAILLLIYVIIAGFTIKIPIIGTNGQSSRGLFFHVPMWICMYTMFTISVVNSLLFLSKYDLKRDVYASSAARVGTFFGVLGFSTGSLWATYTWGGTLTDDPKQMCTAIAILIYMAYLVLRISIHDLDKRARISAVFNIFAFALLIPLTYIIPRMVDSLHPGSATTPGFASKDTDGGMKMVLYPAFIGWTLLSVWIYTLVVRYKKLELKNIFK; encoded by the coding sequence ATGGCCAGACATTGGTGGAAAGCATTAGCGATACTGCTGCTGATTTACGTAATTATCGCCGGGTTCACTATTAAGATACCGATCATAGGGACCAATGGACAATCATCCCGTGGATTGTTTTTTCATGTGCCAATGTGGATATGTATGTATACCATGTTCACCATCTCCGTTGTCAATTCCCTGCTCTTCCTGTCAAAATATGATCTTAAAAGAGATGTATATGCCTCCAGCGCTGCGCGGGTAGGCACCTTTTTTGGCGTGCTGGGATTTTCAACAGGCTCTTTATGGGCCACTTACACCTGGGGCGGCACCCTCACGGATGATCCTAAACAGATGTGTACTGCCATCGCCATCCTGATTTATATGGCTTACCTGGTATTGCGCATCTCTATTCATGACCTCGACAAAAGGGCCCGTATCTCCGCGGTCTTCAACATTTTCGCTTTTGCCCTGCTCATCCCGCTGACCTATATCATCCCGCGCATGGTAGACTCCCTGCATCCGGGCAGTGCTACTACACCGGGCTTTGCTTCAAAGGATACCGATGGCGGTATGAAAATGGTGCTGTACCCTGCCTTCATCGGCTGGACCCTCCTGAGTGTATGGATCTATACCCTCGTGGTTCGCTACAAGAAATTAGAGCTTAAAAATATTTTTAAATGA
- a CDS encoding DegT/DnrJ/EryC1/StrS family aminotransferase yields MVPIQMVDLKRQYTKIKPQVDAAIQEVLEGAAFINGGAVQKFADELQQYLDIKHVIPCANGTDALQIAMMALDLQPGDEVITPSFTFIATAEVIALLRLKPVFVDIDPKTYCLDVAAVEKAITPKTKAIVPVHLYGHVADMEPLMAVAAKHNLYVIEDNAQAIGANYTFADGSVKKAGAIGHIGCTSFFPSKNLGCYGDGGALFTNDDALAAKIRMVANHGQSARYYHDVVGVNSRLDSVQAAVLRIKLPLLDEYIKARRAVADAYDAAFADMPQITTPFRAANSYHVFHQYTMQLHGADRNKLQQYLQEKQVPAMIYYPVPAHRQKMFEQFGGAAFELPVTDSLTSTVISLPIHTEMDKDQLDHIINSVKSFLNNPPA; encoded by the coding sequence ATGGTGCCTATTCAGATGGTGGACTTGAAACGCCAGTATACGAAGATTAAACCGCAGGTGGATGCTGCCATTCAGGAAGTGCTGGAAGGCGCTGCTTTCATTAATGGTGGAGCGGTGCAAAAGTTTGCGGACGAGCTGCAGCAATACCTGGATATCAAGCATGTGATACCCTGCGCCAATGGCACCGATGCTTTACAGATAGCCATGATGGCACTGGACCTGCAGCCTGGTGATGAAGTGATTACTCCTTCTTTCACTTTTATTGCTACCGCAGAAGTGATAGCGCTGTTAAGGCTGAAACCTGTTTTTGTGGATATTGACCCTAAGACCTACTGCCTCGACGTAGCTGCTGTGGAAAAAGCCATCACGCCTAAAACCAAGGCGATCGTTCCGGTACACCTTTATGGTCATGTGGCAGATATGGAACCGCTGATGGCTGTTGCCGCCAAACATAACCTGTATGTAATTGAAGACAACGCACAGGCTATCGGCGCCAACTATACCTTTGCAGATGGCAGTGTGAAGAAAGCGGGTGCTATCGGTCATATTGGCTGTACTTCCTTCTTCCCTTCCAAAAACCTGGGATGTTATGGCGATGGTGGTGCACTGTTTACCAACGATGACGCCCTGGCGGCAAAAATCAGGATGGTAGCCAACCACGGCCAGTCTGCCCGTTATTACCATGATGTAGTAGGCGTTAACTCCCGTCTCGACTCTGTGCAGGCGGCTGTGTTAAGGATCAAACTTCCGTTACTCGATGAGTACATCAAAGCCCGTCGTGCCGTTGCAGACGCCTATGATGCCGCTTTTGCTGATATGCCGCAGATCACTACTCCTTTCCGTGCGGCCAACAGCTACCATGTGTTCCATCAGTACACTATGCAGCTGCATGGTGCCGACAGAAATAAATTGCAGCAGTACCTTCAGGAAAAACAGGTACCTGCCATGATATACTATCCAGTTCCAGCCCACCGTCAGAAAATGTTCGAGCAATTTGGTGGTGCTGCCTTTGAATTACCCGTAACCGATAGTCTCACCTCAACGGTGATTTCCTTGCCGATACATACTGAAATGGACAAAGATCAGTTAGATCATATTATTAACTCTGTCAAATCATTTCTAAACAATCCCCCAGCATGA
- a CDS encoding heme exporter protein CcmB — protein sequence MKNTVHQIFTLVKKDLVLELRQQYAFYGVLLYIISTVFVINLMMGKPDDKLWNALFWVIQLFVAVNAIAKSFMQENRGRLLYFYSLVSPRAFIAAKLIYNVILMMLMSVIALVCSFMFLGNPLNNTFYFVGIVLLGGTSLSLLFTVLAAIAAQANHNAALMAVMGFPLMMPMLMLLANVSLSAFVTVYQPGLPKMFFLLGGMDILIIALTMVLFPFLWKD from the coding sequence ATGAAAAATACCGTCCACCAAATATTTACCCTGGTAAAAAAAGACCTGGTACTGGAGCTTCGCCAGCAGTATGCTTTTTATGGCGTGTTACTGTATATTATCTCTACTGTGTTTGTGATTAATCTGATGATGGGCAAACCGGATGATAAGCTGTGGAATGCTCTTTTCTGGGTGATCCAGCTGTTTGTGGCGGTAAATGCCATTGCCAAAAGTTTTATGCAGGAAAACAGGGGACGGCTGCTGTACTTTTATTCGCTGGTATCTCCGCGGGCTTTCATTGCGGCCAAACTTATCTACAATGTGATCCTGATGATGCTGATGAGCGTGATCGCCCTGGTCTGCAGTTTTATGTTCCTCGGAAATCCGCTTAACAATACTTTTTATTTTGTGGGTATCGTATTGTTGGGTGGTACCAGCCTGAGCCTGCTGTTTACAGTACTGGCGGCCATTGCAGCCCAGGCTAATCATAACGCCGCCCTGATGGCGGTAATGGGCTTTCCGCTGATGATGCCCATGCTGATGTTGCTGGCCAATGTTTCGCTCTCTGCCTTTGTGACGGTATATCAGCCCGGACTCCCTAAAATGTTTTTCCTGCTGGGCGGTATGGACATCCTTATCATCGCTTTGACCATGGTGCTGTTCCCTTTTCTGTGGAAAGACTGA